The DNA window CAAAATAATGTTAAGCCACCTGAACCAcagtataaataatagtactaccatacagaaatggcactacctacaaaactgaagtttgacagtgattcatggacgaattatgctgtccctctGTAATATATGGCACTaaccctttcggccatttagggttgtcaaaattcaagtcaataTCTTATCTGTAGTCATGCAcatatagggacgtcaagttgtgccaaccctaataattgcttggAGCAATGCTGacgaggagtgtcgccccattGTCTGAAGGGATATAGGGAGAACTGCAagttgataataaataaaataaaataaaatagcctttatttgcgACCCCTTTTTTCTGTGTTGCATGCTAAACACTTACAAGGAATTTTCAATTATAAaaacagttaataaaatattattgtgcatgagatttttttttattcatttttttatttcgggaTCCCCTTGtgggtataggcctcctccagtttTTGCCATGCCTCTCGATCTTGGGCTAGATAATGCCACCCCATGCCGGCAGTTTTCTTTATGTCATCAGCCCAACGCTTGAGCAAGTTGATAatgattacaattttttttaatcaatttttataaagaatggGGTTTCCTCATGCAGTGAAGATGTCACCCCTGTAAAGAGATCTGCAAAATTACCTACACTACtactacattatttttaaatataaattgcacATCATCCTGGCCTTGTCTGATAAAGGCGATGCCAGAATGATGTTACAAATACCCATGTTAATAGACTTGCACAATGTCATATCACTCCTCAGCGCCTCGTTGCGGACACATTCCATCAAAATTTGGTGGGCATCTTCTACTTTATTACACTCTAAACCTGTCTGCACCTACTCCTGACTTTACCTGTGTACTCGTAGACAACATTTCGACACAACGATAACAACAAGTGctgaatcaaataaaataataataccaacATGAGTACACACAGTACAcacatcctgacagtcagaatggtgGGTGTACTtcattacgctatgttcccgtggttattgataaattctataaaagccaaatttttgtaccttcatattcaattataatacgagtcattttatttgtggtttacaagttttactaattttatattttgcttgctattacaattttgcaggcgttataatttttcaagttatcgatttcatttttaagaaaaaacgctaaggtacaattatttttattacgtcaggatttagtacctttaatgtttaatctgttaagttcaaataactcagtaaatcatgtctgtacattaaaggtactaaatcctggcgtaataagtTTTTAATGGAGGtatacaaattaggtacaaaaatatggtgtgcttttcaattatttaggtacacccgccattctgactctcactgtCAGTGACCAAACCAGGGAACTTTGACGTGCAATTATTCTTAAGAACACATTAAAATTGAATGTTAAATATTGAGAATACATCTTAGCCATATTATGCCCTATATGTCACTGAAGATGCATGGTTCTAGCTTTAACCACCACAAAATGATAGGAGGTTAAAAATGGCCTAGATGGCTTTGAGAAAATATGGTACGGCCGGGTTGTTTTGCTCGATTTGGCGGGGAACTACCTTGCCCCCAGATTTAAGTTGTTTTAATCTGAAGGCAGTTTCAGCTTTCAACCAGCCGATAGAAGTGAAGCAGTCATGCGAGATTGTCAGTGGGAGGCCCCTTCTCAGGGACTGCTGTGTGAAGCTGGAGCGTCTTGTTGTGGACACCCTGCCCACTAGCACTCGGAGCACAGACCAGAACAGCAGGAGACAAGGCCGTGAAGCTGATGTAGAGTGTGGATACAGGAACACCACAGTTGAGAATGTTAAAGGAAACTATGATGGTAAGTGATTTACTGAATTATTAGTATTTATGTGctattttttttcctaattttacTTTCGTGATTTTTGTTTGTGGTGATAAGTTACCGTTCAGAAACACGTCAacgttaattataattaaaatatatatatacaccgggccgggcccgggccgagaCATCCGACACGtgattttctatgacggctgatcggtgatcacgttgGTACTTTCCATAGacaacgaagcgccggaagctccggtcCGGCCCCGGCccagtctagcgtgagtcattctTAAAGTTGTCTCGATAGAAAACAATCACGAAAACacgtctaattttcatttatgtaTTTTCCATTGTATATCATTACCCTGTGTATtacatagcagtataattttagtataaaatcgCTAGTGTtatagccgagggatttgacCTCTTTATACATTACGAGTATAATTTGTAAAACGTCAAAACCCGCGCAACTGTCTAATCTTCCATCGCAAGTTTTGCGCGGCGCGTCATATTTATTGTTCCTTTCTTTAGGCGCCCTCACGAACcaacttatattttaaaatatcacaAGTTTTCTCTTCCACGCGCTGACACGCGTAGTGTGTGTAATACGGTCTTCATAATAAAATTGCAAAGCTTTTATACAATACCTTATTAAATGGCATATAGAAATGCTTCTGGGCGATGATAAATACGTTTCGGTTGATATGGTGGGAAGCGTATGGTAACAGTCGAGTTGATGCAGTAAAAAAATTGCatagaaagataaagataatttttcaatcatattacaatgcgcttatgaacgtcaaataaagctacgtaTCATACTAGAGACAGTACGTCAGCACCTTCAATAGTGGATGACGAGTTGACGAGGGCGTTCAATGAAATACGATGTTCAACTCACAGTCCTTACTGGACAAAACTGATTACAAATCATAGCACACGTTACATTTCTTATCTTACGCAAACCAGTGGGTTTGACCCAGGAACTGCCACCGACGTCATCTTTTCTCGTTCTCGTCTGAAGAATGATAGACCGCATAACTTCAATTGTTCTCGATTTCTATTATTTTAACAGCGCACTCTATGACGCCTTGGCGAAACTGCGTCGAACGCCATTCAGGAGTAACGTAACACCCTAGCTTGCTCTATTTGATGAAACGCCTCTTAAAGgctatacagtgtgtccctagccattggacaaagccgaaatgtacatatgcattagggtatttagaaccagtgtacaaaatatcataacaaccggtgtagcggttttgacgaaattaacaaattaccattttttactttggagcagcctttgtgttagtagctcctaaaagaatagtatggaaccttcttcgaactttttgattatcttttttattgatCACACAGTCGGAAGCTTTATTAGCTTtatgtcatcatcatcaatttgtttgttaaattttatttattaatagcttaagtctaaatgtcttactgtacttatattgtttatcctaagatactggaataagctgtggttacctataattggacaaccatctacccttaatgttatgtaagctacagattattttttctctgatgtattgtctgttggtgatcctaaataaataaataaaaatcaaatatttcgaactgattgtcaaaaacactgccaaagattaacacagtatgtttctttttgttgtcgattattgcaaataactttttttttcgaaaattttattttattatcttttgttctaattaaaaaaaatattcacgtcagagcattcctgagaagtaaccctacgtgggatttcagggtttgtccaatggctaaggtcaccctgtatagtgCCATTTtagatgacgcacagatttgtcaaatctatccTTTAAAAGCATGACAATACGAACCAAAACACGTGTCTTTGTAAATGAACCTATctatactctggcaagccaaTTTTGTCAGTAGACAATGCGccaatattatattgtatattatttgacgaccggtttggcctagtgggtagtgaccctgcctacgaagctgatggtcccgggttcaaatcctggtaagggcatgtatttgtgtgatgagcatggatatttgttcctgagtcatgggtgttttctatgtatttaagtatttatatattatatatatcgttgtctaagtaccctcaacacaagccttattgagcttactgtgggacttagtcaatttgtgtaataatgtcttatataaaaaaaaaaaaaaaaaaatatatatatatatatatatatatatatatatatatatatatatatatatatatatacgcgcGAAGGATCGTTCTCCCATACTAATCtatcgcctttttctactgggAAAGTTTGCTTGCCAGAATATAAAAGAAATTTTGTTCTTTatagaataattatttatggaaaATATAGGCTTTTCATcagaaaagggaccttatgcaTATAGAGCATATGGACTTTCATTGATGGAAATCCACTCTTTTCTATAAAGAATCATCAGAAGAATGCGatacttatttaataatgcaaaattaatcatttttattgCAGAGCAAACTCCGCAGATGAAACCAAGTGGTAGACCTGAAATATACCAATGTGCTCACTGTAAATATGCAGCAGCTAGACAAGTATGGTTAATCAGGCATTTGAGAAAACATATTAATGCGAAACCATACATATCTGACCAGTGTAGTTATACTAGTGCCCGAAAAGGACATTTGCTAGCTCATGTAAGAAAACACACTGGCGACAAGCCTTACAAATATGACCAGTGTAGTTATGCTAGCAGGTATAAACATAGTTTGAAAGTTCATGTAAGGAGACACAGTGACGACAAGCTTTACAAATGTGACCATTGTAGTTATGCTAGCAgccaaaaacataatttgataGTTCATGTAAGAAAACACACAGGTGACAAGCCTTACAAATGTGACCAGTGTAGTTATACTAGTGCCCGAAAAGATCATTTGCTAGTTCATGTAAGAAAACACACTGGCGACAAGCCTTACAAATGTGACCAGTGTAGTTATACTAGTGGCCAAAAAAATAAGTTGATAGTTCATGTAAGAAAACACACAGGTGACAAGCCTTACATATGTGACCAGTGTAGTTATGCTAGCAGccttaaatataatttgatagtTCATGTGAGAAAACACACTGGCGTCAAGCCTTACAAATGTAACCAGTGTAGTTATGCTAGCagccaaaaaaataatttgatagtTCATGTAAGAAAACACACAGGTGACAAGCCTTACAAATGTGACCAGTGTAGTTATGCTAGCACCCATAAACATAATTTGATAGTTCATGTGAGAAAACACACTGGTGTCAAGCATTACAAATGTGACCAGTGTAGTTATGCTGGCTGTAGAAACTTATTGAAGCTTCATCTAAGAAAACACACTGATGACAAGCTTTACAAATGTGACCAGTGTAGTTATACTAGTGCCCAAAAAGGACATTTGATAGTTCATGTAAGAAAACACACCGGCGACAAGCCTTACAAATGTGACCAGTGTAGTTATGCTAGCGGCTATAGAAATGCATTGACGCTTCATCTAAGAAAACACACTGGTGACAAGCCTTACAAATGTGACCAGTGTAGTTATACTAGCAgtcaaaaacataatttgatgGCTCATGTGAGAAAACACACTGGTGTCAAGCCTTACAAATGTGACCAGTGTAGTTATGCTAGCAGGTATAAACATAGTTTGAAAGTTCATGTAAGGACTCACAGTGACGACAAGCCTTACAAATGTGACCATTGTAGTTATGCTAGCAgccaaaaacataatttgataGGTCATATGGGAAAACACACTGGTGTCAAGCCTTACAAATGTGACCAGTGTAGTTATGCTAGCAGCCGAAAACATAATTTGATAGTTCATGTAAGAAGACACACAGGTGACAAGCCTTACAAATGTGACCAGTGTAGTTATGCTAGCACCCATAAACATAATTTGATAGTTCATGTGAGAAAACACACTGGTGTCAAGCATTACAAATGTGACCAGTGTAGTTTTGCTGGCTGTAGAAAATTATTGAAGCTTCATCTAAGAAAACACACTGGTGACAAGCTTTACAAATGTGACCAGTGTAGTTATACTAGCAGCCGAAAACATAATTTGATAGTCCATGTAAGAAAACACACTGGTGACAAGCCTTACAAATGTGACTGGTGCAGTTATACTAGCAGCTATAAAGGTTCTTTCAATACCCATGTAAGAAAACACACCGGTAAAAAGCCTTGCAAAGAATCGTTTACTAGATATTGAACGACAgcgtaaaatacaatacaaatttgcTTCCCATcaagattattaaaaaaaactgcacctacttaatttttctggtttaacccattggttgactggcagagaatgccttaacggattaagtccgccatttgtaccttcatgtattgtgcaataaagattaaataaacaaataaattatttagttagacgttaattttgttaattatttccactagttaccaccaagttgttaccagtggtaactactgggaattgttttcccaccttttaccactggtaactactgggataaaaaattcccactagttaccatcacctcggtttggtggtaactactgggatttttttttccagtagttaccaccaaaatttggttagcgttcaatagtaataaaaacagtttaaataaatagagagtgctttaatcaataatcaattaaaagtttaattaattatacgtttaattgtgagagtcagaatggcgggtgtacctatataaaaataaatgaaagacataccatatttttgtacctaatttataatatttagtacctcccttaaaaaaaaattacctcacggtacttaaagttatcaccaaaaaacagtagtagtagtagtagcaaaatataaatgagtaaaacttggcaaccacaaataaaatggctcatattatagttgaatatgaaggtacaaaaatttggcttttatagaattaatcaataaccacgggaatatagcgtaataaagtacacccgccattctgactgtcaggatggcgggtgtactgttttttgaggataactttatgtaccgtgaggtacaattttttttaacggaggtactaaatagtacaaattaggtacaaaaatatggtatgtctttcatttatttttatttacttaagtacacccgccattctgactctattcgattagtgtttcagtaaactgccttaaaagtgataaaaacaTCGGTCGGTAAAAAGTATAactgtgacgttatttattgaaagggacttattgtcgatggcgcttacgtcattatcaacgatgctcctatataaatacaacccTGCGCTACGCAGTGTAGCGTAAGCGCCCTTGACAAAATATCtaggtttcatagataacgtcacaattaattcaatttacaattaataagataaatatcATGCTCTCGAGGATGatggcaaaaaggaaaaaagaaatataatctaataattaatataatgtacatgctacacccacgctcgtctgttatgagcatagaaataggatagtatagaacgactgtcaaacttggaaagtgtgaccaaaaatgaaatgcaagtgtgtgcgtaaattgtctatgtgcgaacaaaaatagtgatgtcatgttacaacatattaataatctatcgatgtttaactgctttatcgactactttttcaaatgtgtttgaaaaagttgaaaatgataaagttgaagttgtttgaaaatgtgttcgcaaagagttgacttaccaaagaaaatttgaatttcgccccttttcctgctgacatcttgggttggatgtgtatacgctgtgtacaagtatacgctgtcttgtgtttccttgtgttggcggcaaagccgtggaaaagtggttaaaatgtaagtactgagttggaaagtgaagtttaaatttatcgctaaacatgtacacgttcaaaaaaggtattataacaatcgttattattttaagtcggttataaaggtaatatcttaatgatgtcttgtgaacaactaattccatacctactaatataccgacaagttatcgatacagtcatatgaacattttgtcaagccctagcgtaaagtaacagtttaggtttttacacaaaatattctaaattattgactaatatgatgaaatattaacacacaattgaagaaaaacttataatgaactgttataattggttttttaaactttttatgctgttaatttgataaaatatcgttacgaaaatttcgctaggaatatcataattacctgtgaaatgagtattttcctgggttttttggccctgaaatactacaacccggcacacaacatgacaccatcgtcactaaattacttaatgtataattttctttttgattcgcttatatttttcacgttaaaaaaatacggcaatatgattttggccgcctcggccgccttcgaactcaaaattggttacggtttctcatatgtagtctgcctcttttgcacttatggcttgttcatatacgtcatggcttccctttcgcacacttcatctgtctgtcaagcgaagcgactgacatgtctctggttatgagattgtacatcccacggaagtgtggaggtcgaggcttcctaaacgccaaagatctccacaaccgcgaggtgtgcaatctcaggaattatttccttaacaacgagtgtgggatgcatcgtgatgtggtggcagtagacagaaacctcacgccgctctccttggcaaacgagaactggcgcaaacctgtggtactaagtactgcggatcgcaaggcggcatgggagagtaaggtgctacacgggcggttctacaaggccctcacgggacccgatgtagacctgctcgcgtcggtgaactggctacgattcggggacctcttcggagaaaccgagggttttgcctatgcaattgcggacgaagttatcaTGACGAATAACTACCGGagatatatcctgaaggacggtacggtcgacatttgtcgggcatgccgccgtcccggagagtcactcaggcatatcatctccggttgttctcatcttgctaacggcgagtacttgcacagacataatctcgtagccaggattattcaccagcagcTTGCTCTCCTATACAGCCTTGTGGACCATGAAGtgccgtactacaagtacttacCTGTGCCAGTACTGTGgccgtgccacgctctattgggatcgatctatcatcactgacaggactattgttgccaataagcctgacatcttGCTGATAGATCGATCGCagcgccgggccgtgctcgtcgacgtcaccatcccccatgatgagaatctcgtcaAAACGGAGAAGGACAaatccagcaagtacctagacttggctcacgagattactgccatgtgggatgttgactcgacgatctttgttccgatagtcgtatcagcgaacggtctcatagcgaagagtctcgaccaacacctagagagactctcgctaggtggctggatcaagggtcagatgcagaaggcagtaattttggacacggcgcgtatagtacgtcggttcctctctgcggccctgaccaccggcagcttgggccctgccccgctgctggcggcaccttaggttaggttttttataatgtgtttatatgtattttgtattgttttgtaagtgtttttatatttttcttttgtattcatattataaaaaaacctaatcttagatatgcaatgaataaagagaatataatgtaataattacaaataaaacagtttccactaatgaataataacaattatgttgctcagaaattaacattaatattaaaacatgcaaaactcaaataactctaactgttgaaaacatttaaaaattggcaagtatgctgaaatatactaactaatccatattattattagctgtactttttattgcagaaacaaactgttccaatgataaatggaatatatcaatatcagaaaatttttcattataagTTCTACACGCTCTAGCTAAGAACTTATTTCTTGCATATGTAGTACGACCAAAGTTAATTGCAATGTTCTGaattttttcaattgtgttaATGTGAACATTGAAATGAGGATTCCAGACTAGACGTGTGCGCAGATTTAAAAAcgatcggcggcggcggcgtgtttTCGGCGTGAAATCGGCGTGACCTTGACTTACAGGTTTCTAAAGAAAAATCATctatttgttgtttttcttgAAAATCTGATCAATCCAGGTTACTATAAGTGAACTACGTATAGTTTTGAATAGGCTGTGAGTAAAATAGGATTTGTAAATGAATATAGGATAGGTATAATAACTTGATTTGGCTTGCATTAAGGGGTTATCTCAACCTGGccccaatgaccttcgatcctAACTGTAACTTATGATTTCCATACCttatcgtattaaaaatgagGTAGTTTAACAAAATCGAACTCGAAATATCTTTGAAATTTACTAGACATAGTGAACTGCTATGGCTTCCCTTTAACCTATTGACCGCCACAGTCGGCTCTGGCCGTCATCGGAAagtcttgccaaggacgc is part of the Cydia pomonella isolate Wapato2018A chromosome 27, ilCydPomo1, whole genome shotgun sequence genome and encodes:
- the LOC133532595 gene encoding zinc finger protein 260-like isoform X1; protein product: MESSAFKSIKSVCAKAEPCENVCIADEPTVEGVSVKVESFMDDVCLVDEPRCESSFIKPESSCSDVCVKDESLGQSAAAGLYTDHVVKDELVLGPVLVERRSVRHAPTVSAFNQPIEVKQSCEIVSGRPLLRDCCVKLERLVVDTLPTSTRSTDQNSRRQGREADVECGYRNTTVENVKGNYDEQTPQMKPSGRPEIYQCAHCKYAAARQVWLIRHLRKHINAKPYISDQCSYTSARKGHLLAHVRKHTGDKPYKYDQCSYASRYKHSLKVHVRRHSDDKLYKCDHCSYASSQKHNLIVHVRKHTGDKPYKCDQCSYTSARKDHLLVHVRKHTGDKPYKCDQCSYTSGQKNKLIVHVRKHTGDKPYICDQCSYASSLKYNLIVHVRKHTGVKPYKCNQCSYASSQKNNLIVHVRKHTGDKPYKCDQCSYASTHKHNLIVHVRKHTGVKHYKCDQCSYAGCRNLLKLHLRKHTDDKLYKCDQCSYTSAQKGHLIVHVRKHTGDKPYKCDQCSYASGYRNALTLHLRKHTGDKPYKCDQCSYTSSQKHNLMAHVRKHTGVKPYKCDQCSYASRYKHSLKVHVRTHSDDKPYKCDHCSYASSQKHNLIGHMGKHTGVKPYKCDQCSYASSRKHNLIVHVRRHTGDKPYKCDQCSYASTHKHNLIVHVRKHTGVKHYKCDQCSFAGCRKLLKLHLRKHTGDKLYKCDQCSYTSSRKHNLIVHVRKHTGDKPYKCDWCSYTSSYKGSFNTHVRKHTGKKPCKESFTRY
- the LOC133532595 gene encoding zinc finger protein 260-like isoform X2, with translation MESSAFKSIKSVCAKAEPCENVCIADEPTVEGVSVKVESFMDDVCLVDEPRCESSFIKPESSCSDVCVKDESLGQSAAAGLYTDHVVKDELVLGPVLVERRSVRHAPTAFNQPIEVKQSCEIVSGRPLLRDCCVKLERLVVDTLPTSTRSTDQNSRRQGREADVECGYRNTTVENVKGNYDEQTPQMKPSGRPEIYQCAHCKYAAARQVWLIRHLRKHINAKPYISDQCSYTSARKGHLLAHVRKHTGDKPYKYDQCSYASRYKHSLKVHVRRHSDDKLYKCDHCSYASSQKHNLIVHVRKHTGDKPYKCDQCSYTSARKDHLLVHVRKHTGDKPYKCDQCSYTSGQKNKLIVHVRKHTGDKPYICDQCSYASSLKYNLIVHVRKHTGVKPYKCNQCSYASSQKNNLIVHVRKHTGDKPYKCDQCSYASTHKHNLIVHVRKHTGVKHYKCDQCSYAGCRNLLKLHLRKHTDDKLYKCDQCSYTSAQKGHLIVHVRKHTGDKPYKCDQCSYASGYRNALTLHLRKHTGDKPYKCDQCSYTSSQKHNLMAHVRKHTGVKPYKCDQCSYASRYKHSLKVHVRTHSDDKPYKCDHCSYASSQKHNLIGHMGKHTGVKPYKCDQCSYASSRKHNLIVHVRRHTGDKPYKCDQCSYASTHKHNLIVHVRKHTGVKHYKCDQCSFAGCRKLLKLHLRKHTGDKLYKCDQCSYTSSRKHNLIVHVRKHTGDKPYKCDWCSYTSSYKGSFNTHVRKHTGKKPCKESFTRY